In Phormidium ambiguum IAM M-71, the genomic window CGGACATTCCGGTAGTATTCATTCCTTATCTATTAGCAATGATGGTCAATTTCTGACTAGTGGTAGTCGGGACAAAACGATTAAAATTTGGAATATTCAAACTGGACAATTATTGCATACTTTAACAGAAGGTTCTGGTATAATTGTCTCAGTTGCAATTAGTCCAAATGGACAAATGATTGCTAGTAGTAGCGTGGAGAATCGAGTAATTAGAATTTGGAATTTAAGGTCGGGAAAATTAATCCACAGTTTAACGGGACATTCTTATCCAATTTGGTCGATCGCTTTTAGTTCAGACAGTCAAACTTTGGTTAGCGGAAGCGTAGATAGAACCATCAAAATTTGGGACTTAAGTAAAGGTCAATTACAACAAACTCTTAGTGGACATTTAAATATAATTAAAGCAGTTGCTATTAGTCCTCATGGTGCAATTATTGCCAGTGGAACTTATAGTTCACAAGACGTTACCCAGGGAGAAATTCATCCCGAAGATGATTCTAATATTAAAATTTGGAATCGCAATACAGGGGAATTATTGCGTAATTTAAAAGGACATTCGCGGACTATTTCTGCTTTAGCGATCGATCCTTTTGGACATCTTCTTGCTAGTGGCAGTTATGACGGTACGATTAAAATTTGGAACTTGCATACGGGAAAATTATTACATACCCTAGAAATTGGCGATCGCCAAGGAGTGACAGTCGAAGTATTGTCGATCGCATTTGGTGAAAATGGGCAAACTTTAATTAGTGGTGGTGCAGATGGTAAAGTGAAAATTTGGCAACTGTCTGGAATTTGAATCGATCGTTAGATTTCTTGGCAAAGTCTGAAATCTTGTTTTTTTTACCACAGATATCCACAGATGAACACAGATAAACACAGATGAATACTAAAGATTTTCTGGATTTTGCAAGATTTTTAATTCAGATAAAAAAAGGTTTTACCAGTAGTCTTTTAATTGTAATTTGCTGTGTATGTGTAATATCTTTGACAACAAACAATTTAGTCCAAGCGCAAAATTCTGTAAAACAGCAACAAACTGAAGTAAATCGCTTATTTCAACAAGGAATCGAACAATACGAAACAGGACAATTTTCAACTGCTTTACAAACTTACCAACAGGTTTTACAGTGGCAAACACAATTAAATAATCAAGCTGTAATTGCCGCAACTCTTGATAATATAGGTGAAGTTTATACGAGTTTAAGTAAATATAATCAAGCTTTGGAAGTTTTACAACAAGCTTTAATAATTAGACAAAAATTCAACGATCGAGAAGGAATAGGGGAAACTCTGAATAATCTTGGTTTTGTTTATCGCTTATTAGGTGAATATCCCAAAGCTTTAGAGTTACATCAACAAAGTTTAGCTATTGCCAAACAAATAAAAAAACCTGCGATCGCAGGGGAAGCATTACACAATATTGCCGCCGTTTATGCCGCCCAAGGTAACTACAATCAAGCTTTAGAATTATATCAACAGGCTCTAATTATTCGGCAACAAGTTGGAAATAAACGAGACGAAGGACGTACTCTTAATAACATTGCTGGTGTTTACTTAAATTTAGGGGAATATCAAAACGCAATTAATTACTATCAACAATCTTTAGCGATTCGCACAACTCTTAAAGATCGCGCAGGTATTGGACGAGTTGTGAGTAATCTTGCTTTAATTTATCGTCAGTTAGGTGACTATAGCAAAGCTTTGGAATTTTATCAAAAAGCTTTGCCAATTTTACAAGAAATAGGTGATAAAGCTAGTGTTGGTAGTACTTTAAATGGGATGGGAATTATTTATGAAAATCAGGGAAAGTACGATCGCGCTTTAGAAATTTATCAACAATCATTGCAAATTGCTCAAGAAATTGGCGATCGGCCCGGAATGGGTAACACTTTAGATAATATTGGTGGTATCTTATATAGTCAGGGAAAGTACGCTAAAGCTTTAAAAACTTACCAAGAAGCATTAGCAATTCGGCAAAAAATAGGCGATAAATTAGGTTTGGGAAATTCCTTAAATAACCTGGGTGGACTTTACTTTAATTTAGGACAATATCCCGAATCCTTAAAATATTTACAGCAAGCTTTAAGCATTCGTCAAGAAATTGGGGACAAAGCAGGAGAAGGGAAGAATTTAGATGCGATCGGTAATGTTTACGAACAACTAAAACAGTATAATCAAGCATTAGAATATTATCGTCAAGCATTAACAATTGCCCAAAAAATCGGTGACAAAGCCGCCGAAGGTAACATATTAGAAAATCTAGGGAATATCTACGCAAATTTAAACAACTATTCCCAAGCCGAACAGTTTTTAATTCAATCATTATCGATTCGTCAAACTATTGGCGACAAAGCCGGAGAAGGGCGCACTTTAAACAGTATCGCCAGCGTTAAATTCAAATTAAAACAATATTCTCAATCCTTAGAAAACTTACAAAAAGGATTAGCCATTCTGCGGGAAGTAGGCGATAAAACAGGAGAAAGTATTACCCTAAGTAACATTGGTTATGTTTTAGAACAAGAGAATCAACCGACATTAGCGATCGTTTTTTATAAACAAGCTATTAATATAATAGAGTCCATTCGCCAAGACTTAAAAGTATTATCAATTGAACAACAACAATCATTTACAAATACAATTACTGACACTTATCGTAACTTAGCCAACTTATTACTTAAACAAGATAGAATTTTAGAAGCACAACAAATTTTAGATTTAATTAAAGTTCAAGAATTAAATGATTACTTCCGAAATGTACGAGGAAACGAAAAAACTGCTCAAGGCATTGATTTATTAACACAAGAAAAACAGATTACAGAGAAGTATAATCAAGCAGTAAAATTAGGTCAAGAACTTTTGCAATTACGCAATATTCCCGATCGACAAAGAACGCCTCAACAACAACAAAGAATAATTGAATTAGAAAAAATTCAACAACAAATTCGTACAGATTTTAATGAATTTATTCGTTCCCCTGAAATTGTTAATCTCGCCCAAGAACTAAGCCGCGCATCTAAAAGCCAAAACTTAGATTTGCCAAATTTAAATCGCTTGCAACGTTCCTTACAACAATTACCCCAATCAACTGTAATTATCTATCCACTC contains:
- a CDS encoding CHAT domain-containing protein: MTTNNLVQAQNSVKQQQTEVNRLFQQGIEQYETGQFSTALQTYQQVLQWQTQLNNQAVIAATLDNIGEVYTSLSKYNQALEVLQQALIIRQKFNDREGIGETLNNLGFVYRLLGEYPKALELHQQSLAIAKQIKKPAIAGEALHNIAAVYAAQGNYNQALELYQQALIIRQQVGNKRDEGRTLNNIAGVYLNLGEYQNAINYYQQSLAIRTTLKDRAGIGRVVSNLALIYRQLGDYSKALEFYQKALPILQEIGDKASVGSTLNGMGIIYENQGKYDRALEIYQQSLQIAQEIGDRPGMGNTLDNIGGILYSQGKYAKALKTYQEALAIRQKIGDKLGLGNSLNNLGGLYFNLGQYPESLKYLQQALSIRQEIGDKAGEGKNLDAIGNVYEQLKQYNQALEYYRQALTIAQKIGDKAAEGNILENLGNIYANLNNYSQAEQFLIQSLSIRQTIGDKAGEGRTLNSIASVKFKLKQYSQSLENLQKGLAILREVGDKTGESITLSNIGYVLEQENQPTLAIVFYKQAINIIESIRQDLKVLSIEQQQSFTNTITDTYRNLANLLLKQDRILEAQQILDLIKVQELNDYFRNVRGNEKTAQGIDLLTQEKQITEKYNQAVKLGQELLQLRNIPDRQRTPQQQQRIIELEKIQQQIRTDFNEFIRSPEIVNLAQELSRASKSQNLDLPNLNRLQRSLQQLPQSTVIIYPLILDDRIELVLVTAYSPPIRRSVPVKREQVNQAIIKFRNALKNPETDPTESARQFYNWLIKPIETQLIQAKAKTIFYAPDGPLRYIPLAALFDGKQWLVQRFQINHITAATLSNFNVTPKPNPRILAAAFTTGNYTVKAGNRQIAFSGLPFAAKEVQNLAQTVPNTTKILDKDFNPSSIIPHLNEYNIVHLATHAAFLIGSPEDSFILFGNGEFVTLRDVEIWSLANVDLVVLSACETALGGKLGNGEEILGFGYQVQLAGALASISSLWAVSDGGTQALMDVFYLTLKTGNISKAEALRRSQIALITGNYQPSAKQHIIIQPAIPSNFPSHNMQRLTHPFYWAPFILIGNS